A region of the Leptospira inadai serovar Lyme str. 10 genome:
TGCAGTCGCTCCCGGCTTACTAAAGGAATCTCCTTAGTTCCCCCCAACAACGAAGGTCTCCAATCCGGTTTTTGAATCAGAAGTAGAAACTTATCTTTCCAGTTTTGAGCAAGCCGAATCAAATTCCATAAATCTCGATAAACATGCAAATTCGCGGTTAAAGGATTGAAGGTCCCTAATTGTGTAGTCAAGCCGTACACCGGCTCGGACGTTTCTTCCGCATACGTTCCGAACCATTTATCCCAAAGGATGAGTATTCCTCCGTGATTTTTATCCAAGTATTGCGGATCTCTTCCGTGATGAACCCTATGATGCGAAGGTGTGAGAAAGATTCTCTCTATCCAACCAAGCTTTCCGATCAGGCGAGTATGAACCCAAAATTGATAGATCTTGAGAATCCCCTGACAGAGTAAAAGCGCCCACCAGGGAACTCCCGCTATCGCTAGCGGAAGATTAAAGGCATATTCGAAAATTCTTTGAAAGCTGGATTGTCTCAAAGCTACCGATAGATTGAATTCCTCGCTGGAATGATGGGTTACATGACAAGCCCAAAGAAAATGAACTTCGTGAGTCGCTCGATGAAACCAGTAGTAGATAAAATCAACCGCCAAGAGAATCGACAACCAGGATAACGTTTCCGCCCATCGAAATTTCCAGCCGTCAACCTCTCGAAGAATAGGAGGTCCCACAGGAAGCTCCGAAAAACCCCAAAGATGCTGAACCGAAAAATGAGCCCGGACTTGTTCGTAGATCCAGAGCGAGCCCGTAGTCACAAAAACTCCCGTAAGAGAAAAGAGAATGCCGGTGCCTAAATCGGTGATCGTATCATTCCACCGATAAACGTTCCGCTTTCTTCCGATATAAGCTTCGGCCAATATAAGAATCAAAAAGAACGGAACCGCTAAGTCTATAATCGATTCTCCCATGATCAACCTCGCGAAACTTAAACTATCCTACCGTATTGAAAATCTTCGCAATTTTTCGAATTAAAAACCGAGGAGTAATCCTAACGGATTGTGCCAAAACTTTATTAGCAAAACCTGAAATAACGACGGCCCGCCCGCTCTTTACCGCCTCGTATCCCAATTTTGCGACGTCATGCGGAGTCGCTTTCGGAACCATAGGACTATTAAAAAGTGCAGAACCGTCCATTTCGGCTCTCTTAAAGAATTCGGTACTCGTCGGTCCGGGACAAAGACAGGTTACCGTGACTCCTAGTTTCTTTAATTCTTCGGAAATTCCTTCCGAGAAAAAAAGTACATATGCCTTACTCGCGTAGTAGTTCGCCATCAACGGACCCGGTTGGAAGGCGGCAGTCGAGGCCACATTTAGGATTTTTCCGGAGTGCCTATCGACCATATCCTTCAAAAACAAATGAGTCAGCGCGACGAGCGATGTCACGTTCACTTGGATCATA
Encoded here:
- a CDS encoding SDR family NAD(P)-dependent oxidoreductase, whose translation is MKKTAIITGASTGIGYEIAKLAASDGYDLILVARNAKALAKVKKETESLGAKTDFLALDLSDPKSPKKVYDFAKKKKAIVDLLVNNAGFGTNGRFDTLDLNHELSMIQVNVTSLVALTHLFLKDMVDRHSGKILNVASTAAFQPGPLMANYYASKAYVLFFSEGISEELKKLGVTVTCLCPGPTSTEFFKRAEMDGSALFNSPMVPKATPHDVAKLGYEAVKSGRAVVISGFANKVLAQSVRITPRFLIRKIAKIFNTVG
- a CDS encoding sterol desaturase family protein, whose product is MGESIIDLAVPFFLILILAEAYIGRKRNVYRWNDTITDLGTGILFSLTGVFVTTGSLWIYEQVRAHFSVQHLWGFSELPVGPPILREVDGWKFRWAETLSWLSILLAVDFIYYWFHRATHEVHFLWACHVTHHSSEEFNLSVALRQSSFQRIFEYAFNLPLAIAGVPWWALLLCQGILKIYQFWVHTRLIGKLGWIERIFLTPSHHRVHHGRDPQYLDKNHGGILILWDKWFGTYAEETSEPVYGLTTQLGTFNPLTANLHVYRDLWNLIRLAQNWKDKFLLLIQKPDWRPSLLGGTKEIPLVSRERLQVYDPRISSGQKIYAIVQFIILAAITLFALRFFKKGILDVEIFLLASLWIIFSFFSLGILLEGRTKAILWESLRFASLPILVGYVIVKSGF